The window AGCGGCAACGTGAAGGGACCATCCTTTGTCGCGATCCATCCGAACCACAAGTTCCTGTACGCGGTGAGCGAAGTCGCCGATTACAAGGACTCGAACACAGGCGCCGTCACGTCGTTCGCCCTCGATCCCGCCACCGGCAAGCTGACACCGCTTAATCATCAATCGTCGACGAGCGCCGGCCCCTGTCACCTGGTGGTCGATCGGCAAGGCAAGAACGTGCTGGTGGCGAACTACGGCGGCGGCACGGCGGCCGTGCTACCGATCGGGGCCGACGGGAAGCTCGCGCCGGCATCCAGCACCGCGCGTCTCACAGGTTCGAGCGTGAACAAGAGCCGGCAGGAGGCGCCGCACGCCCATTCGATTAATCTCGACGCGGCGAATCATTTCGCCTTTGTCGCCGATCTTGGCACCGACAAGGTGATGGTCTATCGGTTTGACCCGGCCAAGGGGACGATCACGCCGAACGATCCGCCGTCGGTGGCCGTCGAGCCCGGCTCCGGCCCGCGACATTTCACGTTTCACCCGAGCGGCAATTTCGCCTACGTGATCAACGAAATGGCCTCGACGATCACGGCCCTGGCGTACGACGCGGTGCGCGGCACCTTGAAGCCCATCGGTACCGTCTCCACGCTGCCCAAGGACTTCAAAGGTGAAAACACCACGGCCGAAGTGCGTGCCCATCCGTCGGGCAAGTTCGTCTACGGATCGAACCGTGGGCATGACAGCATCGCCATGTTCGCGGTCGATCCCGCGAAGGGGACCCTGACCCCGATCGGCCATCAAGTGACGGGCGGCAAGACGCCGCGCAATTTCAACATCGATCCGGACGGAAAGTTCCTGCTGGCCGCCAATCAGGACTCGGACACGATCACCGTCTTCAAGGTCGACCCGCAAACCGGCAAGCTGGAACCGACCGCGCACTCGATCGACATCCCGAAGCCGGTGTGCATCCGGTTCTTGAAGAAAGGATAACGGACAGAAAATGAATGGCGGCGGCCGTCGTGAAGCCGCGTGCTTTCCCGCTCATCATTCATCGTTCTGCATTCATCATTTTTGGACAACCGTCATGTGCCGCTGGCTGTGCTATACAGGTTCGCCGGTCTTTGCGGACACGCTGCTCTTCAAGCCGCAATACTCGCTGGTCGAACAAAGCCAGCACGCGCAGCGATCGATTTATACGGTCAACGGCGACGGCTTCGGCCTGGGCTGGTATGGCAGCCGCCCGTGGCCCGGCATCTATCACGACACGCAGCCGGCCTGGAACGACGACAACTTCCAGAACCTGGCGGCGCAGATCCGCTCGCACATGATCCTGGCCCACGTGCGGGCCACCAGCGGAACGGCCATCCAGCGGACAAACTGCCATCCCTTTCGCTATCAGCATTGGCTGTTTCAGCACAATGGCGAGATCGGCGGCTTCGATCGGCTGCGTCGCGATCTGCAACTGGCGATCGAGCCGGCCCTGTTTTCGCAATTGCGCGGCACGACCGACAGCGAAACCATGCTGCTACTGGCCGCGTCATTCGGCCTGGCACAAGATCCGCTACGGGCGCTTGAACGCATGGTCGGCTTAGTTGAGCGCACGCGCCGCGCGCATCACATCAAGGACGGGTTGTATATGACCGTGGCGTTGACCGATGGCAAGCGCGTATTCGCCGTGCGATACGCCAGCGATCGCGACGCGCCGAGCCTGTATCACAGCCGCAACTTGCACGCGATTCAAGAACTGGGCGGCAAAACCGAGAAACTGCCCGACGACGGACTGCTGATCCTCTCCGAACCGCTCGACGCGGTCAGCGAACATTGGGAAAAGATTCCCGAATCGACAGCCCTGGTCGTTGAAAATGGCAACGTCAGCCAGGTGTCGTTTAAACCCGAAGAGTAGAGAA of the Pirellulales bacterium genome contains:
- a CDS encoding lactonase family protein; this translates as MPCPARVSKVLLLSLAVVVFMNSATNSIANAAEDNDADKMLVFVGTYTSGPDEGVYTCELDTKTGALKKLAASGNVKGPSFVAIHPNHKFLYAVSEVADYKDSNTGAVTSFALDPATGKLTPLNHQSSTSAGPCHLVVDRQGKNVLVANYGGGTAAVLPIGADGKLAPASSTARLTGSSVNKSRQEAPHAHSINLDAANHFAFVADLGTDKVMVYRFDPAKGTITPNDPPSVAVEPGSGPRHFTFHPSGNFAYVINEMASTITALAYDAVRGTLKPIGTVSTLPKDFKGENTTAEVRAHPSGKFVYGSNRGHDSIAMFAVDPAKGTLTPIGHQVTGGKTPRNFNIDPDGKFLLAANQDSDTITVFKVDPQTGKLEPTAHSIDIPKPVCIRFLKKG
- a CDS encoding class II glutamine amidotransferase, with product MCRWLCYTGSPVFADTLLFKPQYSLVEQSQHAQRSIYTVNGDGFGLGWYGSRPWPGIYHDTQPAWNDDNFQNLAAQIRSHMILAHVRATSGTAIQRTNCHPFRYQHWLFQHNGEIGGFDRLRRDLQLAIEPALFSQLRGTTDSETMLLLAASFGLAQDPLRALERMVGLVERTRRAHHIKDGLYMTVALTDGKRVFAVRYASDRDAPSLYHSRNLHAIQELGGKTEKLPDDGLLILSEPLDAVSEHWEKIPESTALVVENGNVSQVSFKPEE